One genomic window of Vibrio mangrovi includes the following:
- a CDS encoding zinc ribbon domain-containing protein — translation MSQNQCPECREELIWDGQYYCPKCAVHYQKIAYCPDCQVELERLQACGAVSYFCPQCNEQKSKRDPRLRLVFQPTDN, via the coding sequence ATGAGCCAGAATCAATGCCCGGAATGTCGTGAAGAACTGATATGGGATGGACAGTACTACTGTCCCAAATGTGCTGTTCACTACCAGAAAATTGCTTATTGTCCTGATTGTCAGGTTGAGTTAGAACGTTTACAGGCGTGTGGTGCAGTGAGTTATTTTTGCCCGCAGTGCAATGAACAGAAGTCAAAGCGTGATCCCAGATTACGATTGGTATTTCAGCCTACTGATAATTAG